In Candidatus Contubernalis alkalaceticus, the genomic window TGATCCGGAAGAAAGGAGCCGGTACCAATGATTCCGGCAGAAACCTGTTGTTCCAATCCTACCACCCCTTCAATTTAAGACATTCTGTCAATTTCGGTACGGATGATATCGTTCACTGCTGCCCTGGACAGCGGATAAGCCTGGTTTACAACAGCATTTTTGATAGCTTTAGCATTGGAAGATCCATGGCTTTTAATACAAATACCCTTTACCCCTAAAAGCGGAGCTCCTCCGTATTCCATATAATCCAGCCGCTTTTTAATATCTTTTAAACCAGGCATTAACATAACCGCTCCCAACTTACTCCTTACATTTTTTACCATTTCCTTTTTCAATGAAGAAAAAATACCTCCCACTACCCCTTCCATCAATTTCAATACTATATTCCCGGTAAAGCCATCACAAACCACGACATCTGCCACACCTTCCAGAAGATTCCTGGCCTCGACATTTCCAATAAAATTAATTCCACAAGCCTTTAGTAGAGGAAAAGCTTCCCGGGTAAGTTGATTCCCCTTTCCTTCCTCTGTACCAATATTTAAAAGCCCTACCCTGGGCTCCTTTTTATCCAGCAATTTTTGCACATAAATATTTCCCATAATTCCGTAATGCATGAGATGTTCCGGCCGTGCCTCTGC contains:
- the plsX gene encoding phosphate acyltransferase PlsX, encoding MKIAVDAMGGDLAPQEIVKGAVDALRVIDDLEIFLVGQEDKVLQELKKLPDYPVKRITIIDAREVIAADEQAGMAIKRKKDSSLSVAMRMVKEKQAEAVVSAGNTGAFMAGALLLIGRLKGINRPALAPLIPTINRERFMLLDVGANAEARPEHLMHYGIMGNIYVQKLLDKKEPRVGLLNIGTEEGKGNQLTREAFPLLKACGINFIGNVEARNLLEGVADVVVCDGFTGNIVLKLMEGVVGGIFSSLKKEMVKNVRSKLGAVMLMPGLKDIKKRLDYMEYGGAPLLGVKGICIKSHGSSNAKAIKNAVVNQAYPLSRAAVNDIIRTEIDRMS